Genomic DNA from Mesorhizobium sp. 131-2-1:
CGCCGTTGCCGTCGAAAGCGATGGCGCCGGGATCGGTTGCGTAGGCAATCAGGATGCCGCCGGTGCCGACGCCGTCCGATCTGGCCTCGACCGGCGCCAGTCCGGCCCCCAGCGAACGGCTCTTCGGCAACGCGGCGGCAAGCGTCCTTGCCAGCGGATTGTCGCGGCAGGCGTCGAGGATGATGACGCCGACCGCCGGCTCGGGCGGCAGCGCCGACATGAACTCGTCGATCTGGATGGTGCGGGTCTTGAGATAGGCGGGCGACGTCAGCTCGGCATCGACCGGAATGAGGAAATTCTTGCCGTCCACCTGCATGCCATGGCCGGCATAGTAGATGACGGCGAGGTCGGCGTCGTAGGATTGCTCGGTAAACCGGCTGATGAGGCTGTGCATGCCGGCATTGTCCTGGTCCAGGCCTTCGATGACCTCGAAGCCGGCGTTGCGCAGCGTCGATGCAATGAGCTGTGCGTCATTGGCGGGATTGGGCAAGGCGACGGCATGGACGTATTTGCTGTTGCCGATCACCAGCGCGACGCGTTTGGCGTCGGGTGCGGCGCCGACGGGCGCGGCGGCCTGGGCGCCAAGCGAGGCCAGGACAAACAGGATAAATCCGCTCAGAAAGACGGCGAACGCTTTCATGGGTCAGCCCTCCGCCCCCAAGGGGCGCGCTGGTGGTGTCTGCGCATGCTAAAATTCATCGGCGACACAAGTCGCTTCTGCCAAAATGGCTTCTGGGCGTCTGTGATCCCAGCCACAGTTTTGGTTCACAAAGGGCCCAAAAAAGTTCGTCGATAGTAGCACCTGGTAGCGGCAACACCAACGAACCCACCGGTTGAGGGTGCTTCAAAGAGTGTTCTGAACCGAGCTGATGAGGGCGGTGAGGGCCTGCTTGTACTTTTCGAATTCCGGTGACGTCTGCCGGATCTCGGTCGTGGTCGTCGACTGCTGGCCCGCGTCGGTGGCGATCCGGGGGACCTTCTGCCCCATTTTCCGTTCCGCCCAGTCCATGACGTAGCTTGCCGTCTTGCCGGTCAGGAACGGGTTGGCCTGGATGACGGCCGATCCGAGCACCGCGCTCAACTGCGCCGAGCCCGGCGCCGCCAGCACCTGGGCCGCACCTTCCATGCCAAGGAAATGGCACAGATAGAGCCGCCCGGCGGTGATCTGATGTCCGCGGGCACGAAGGTAGGCCTCGCCCTCGCGCGCCAGGTTGCGCACCATCTCGCGCGACAGCGTGGCGTCGTAGCGAAGCGCGAGCAGGTCGGCGGTCGACAGCGATCGGGCGAGATCGGGCCTGTACGTGTTCATCATCCGGATCCAGGTCTTGGTGATGAACTGGCCGGCGCCGGTCGCCGAGGAAAGCGGGTTCTTGGCCCGCGCGCTGCCGCCGCTTTCGACATGGACGATGCGGTCTGTCAGCGTCTCGACGGCAGCATCGCCGGAACCGCCAGAACCGCCAGAAGCGTAGCTGGCAACCTTGGTGACCGTTCCCAACGGATCGATCGCCTCGCCACTCTGGTAGAGCTCGAAATGCAGATGCGGGCCGGTCGAAAGCCCGGTGGTGCCGATATAGCCGATGACGTCGCCGGCCTTGACCTTGGTGCCGACGCCGCTCGCGATGGCGAATTTCTGCATATGCGCGTAACGCGTCTCGCGCCCGTTGGGATGCGAGATCTTCACCAGGTTGCCATAGCTGCCGCCATCGCCCTGGAAGGTGATCTCGCCATCGAAGGCGGCCATGATCGGTGTGCCGACCGGAGCAGCCCAGTCGACGCCCTTGTGGATCCGGACCGTGCCGAGGATCGGGTGCTTGCGCGGGCCGAAGGTCGAAGTCATGACCCCGCTCACCGGGGTGACCATGCCGTTGGTCACGGCCAGCGAACGAACCTCGTCATTGCCGGTGACGCACGCAAACTGGCCGTCGCTTTGCTGGAAAACGAAACAGTCGAGGCTCTTCTGTGTGCCCTGCACGCCGACATAGAGGACCCGTCCGGAGATCTCGCTTTGGCCGCGAGGGGTTTGCGAATAGATCAGGACCAGGCGCTGGTCTTCGCTGGCGAAGGCGTCGAGATCCTGCCCCCGCGACAGATACATGATCGCCTCGCCGATCACGCTGGTCGGAACCTTGTTGCGTGCGGCCGTCGAATAGATCGCGTCGAGCAGGCGATACTGGCGCTTGGGCCCGCCCTCGTCGGATGCGCCTGAATAGTTGAACAGGTCCTCGCGGACCCACGGGTCGACGCCCGACACGAACGCTCCCCCGGCGTTGCGCGTCAGCGTGCCGACATAGACGTTCCTGGCGTAGATCGAAACCTGCATGAGCGACATTGTCGTCGCGTCGCGCGTCGGCCTGAAGCCACGCATGGCCACGACATAGCCCGGCTCCAGGCTTTCCCGGTTGAACAGCGCCTTCAGCGCCTCGCCGGCGAGCTTCGCATCGTCGGCCGAGAAATGCGCGTCGAGCACGACGCTGTCCAGGTTGCGGTCGTTGAGGATCTTCACGAACGTGTCTTCAGTCGCCTCGAAGCGCTGGTACTCGCTGGCGACGGTCGCGACGGTCGTATTGTTCTCGATCTCGGTTTTCTTGAAGGCGGGAAGGGCGGCTTCGCCCTGATCGACGGTCTCGCCCCAGCCGGCCTCGGGATCGTCGGCATCTGCCTTGGCCGGACCGTCAGGCGCTTCGCTGTCGTCGGGCGCCTGCTGGAGGTCGTTGCCCAGGTCGCCTTGCTGGTCGTCGGTTGCAGCCGGCGCGGGTGGGACGGCTTGCTGATCGGGTTCGGCCGCCGCGGGCTTCGCAGGGGTTTGCCGCTGCGCCTGGAAGAAGGCGAAATCCTCCTGCGTCGAGGGGATCGTGGTCATGAACTTTTCGCTGGCGCTGAGCATCACGTCGGACAGGACCTCGATCTGCGGCGAGATCCCGGCCTGGTCTAGCTCCGCCGGTCGCGCGACCGGATGGCCTTTCGCCGAGGTGTCGGCATCGGGGGCAAGGGTGATCCACATCGGGTCCCCGGCAAGATCGATGATGGCGGGCACATAGACCGACGCGTCGGCCGGAACATCCTCCGTGCCCTCGACGGCCTGCAATTCCTCGTCCTCATCGCCGAACGACCAATAGTCGGCGGTAAGATAGAAACCCGTGGCGGCCGCAGCCAGGACGATCGCCGCAAGACCGATACCGAACCAGCGCCAGAGCTTGCGCCTGCGCAACGCCAGGCGCGCCTCCCTTTTCCGCTTGAAGCTCGTGTCGATACTGTGCGTCACGGGCTGTTCCCGGTCAGGAAGAATGTCCAGCGCACCTGTTCGAGCGTGTCGACTTCGACAAACCGCGCGGCGATGTGTCCGCGCTGCCAGCATTCGTCGATGCCGCGTATCGAGAAGCGGCGCCGGTCAATGCACATTTCGGTCGAGCCGTTCAGGATCGCGTGGCCGAACACGTCCGTCGCATAGATGTAGATGTAGCGGTTGGTCAGCTCCTCGCGAATGACGTTAACGCACTGGTTGGCGCCGATGGTCCACCAGCCGTCGGTCTGGTCGGCATTGTCGACTTTCTGGCCGACGGCAAGATTGACGACGTCGAGCGTCTGATTGCAGACCGTGAACTCCGCGCGGGCGTGGCCGATCGACAGGATCGTCAGCAATGCCGCGACCGGGATCGCGGCAAGCTGGATCCGGCCGATCAGGCCGCGCGGCGGCAGCGCCCGATTACGCGGTTTGCGTGCCAGGGTGGCGGCCAGGATTGAGGAACGCGGGCGGCTCGACATCGGCGTCCATGCTACCCGCCGAGCCGAAAATATTTGGCGGTGGCGGAGTAGTCGGATCTGTCGGCCTCGATCTCGTTGAGGATCCTGGGCAGCAGCGCCGAGGCCTGGGTTGGCGTGGAGAAGACGGCGGCCTTGACATCCCGTGGGCCGGTGATCACCAGGATGATCTGCGGCAGCACCTTGCCGTCGGCTTTGTCGGCGGCACCGAGCCCGATCGGGATGTTGAAGGTCGCCTTGCCTGGTTGCGCGACGATGCGGTCATCGAGGTTGAAGACCATGCCTCGGTGGTCGATCAGGAGCACGTTGGAGATGAGGCCGCCACGCGTCACCAGCGTGCCGCCGATCGGCGTGCCGTTCGGCACCAATGTCCGATCGAGGACGAGCCGCGGCTCGTCGGCACCGGTGTGGCCGAGACGATGCAGAAAATTGGTGACCTCGCACTGGGCGGGCTCAATGAGGCGCACGCTGATATCCGGCTCGACCTGGAACCGCGCCTGGAAGTCGGACATCATGCGCTCGAACGGCTGGACGGCAGTGCCAAATCCCTCGATCGCGACGGCATTGTCGGTTGCCGATGTCATGGTCGCATAGAAACAGTCGCCGCCGCTGAAGTCGTTGACCCAGGAAGCGCGCTGCGCGGTCTCGTCGGCGGGAGCCGCCGGCGGAGCCTGGGGCTTGGGCACATTCAAGACGACAGTCTCATTCGGCTGCTTGGCGACGGGCGGCTCAGGCTGCGGGCTTGTCGTGGTTGTCGCTTGCGGCGGAGTGGCCGCTTCATCGGGTGCCTTGTCGGCTGCCTTCGGCTCGGCCGGTTCGTTGGCCGGTTGCTTGGGCTTCGGTATCTCCGCGACATCCGGTTTGACGGGCGCCGGCGCTTTTTCGACCGGCGGCGAGACCGGAGTTATCGCTTCCGGCGGCGAAGCAGGAGCGATTTTGGGGAGCGGCGCGGCCGTCTGCTGGCTGTCGCTTGGCTGCGGCTGACCTGCCGCCGGAGCCTTTTCGGCGGGCGCTTGCGCCTCGGCTCTCGGCGGCTTTGGTGCCTCCTCGACCGGCGGGACGGGTTCGGCCGGCTGCGCTGGCGCCGGCTTCTGCCCGGACGCGGCTTCCGGCTGTTTTTCGACCGGAGCCGCGGTGGGCTGCACCGGCTTCTCAGCCGGAGGTTGGCCTGCCTCTGTTCTTGGTGTTTGGGACGGCTCCGTTGCCGGTTCGTTGCCGGGTGACTTGGAGGCGCTCTCGGTCGGTGCCGGCTTCGGTGTTTTCGAGGGAGAAAGCGTCGTTTTGCCGGCTGGCGGCACTGGTGGCGTCAGGATGCCGCTGAAATAGATACCAGCTGCCGATACCACAGCCAGCGCCGCCACGGCGGCGATCGCGATGGTGCCGGTCCTCCCAGCTTTCCGGGAAGCGTCGGGCACGGCCGCGCGGGCAGCGGTGGCCGCCGCCCGAGGGCGCGGTTCGGCAAGGTGCGCGGGGCGCTGATGCGGAACAAAGCGTTGGCCGTCGGGAGTTGTCGAAGGCTGGGCTTGCAACTTCCCCGGAGCCGGGGGCGCGGCGGTGCGATGCAGGTCCGACCTGTCGCGCGGCATGGCGGATGCCGGCGGCCTAGTATCCTCGTCGGCGTCGCGGGTCATCCTGGCGATCTCTGCCATGCTGGTCGGCCGGTGCTGCGGGTCCGGTTGCAGCATCGCCTCGATAATCTCGCGGAAATCGGCATCGATGTCGGAAAGGTCCGGGACCGATCGGCGCTTTTCCACGATTTCGAGCTGGGAGCCGCTCATGTCGATCGGCTTGCCGCGCAAGGCGGCGGCCAGCACCAATCCCATGCTGTAGATGTCTGACTGCTCGCTGACCTCGGCTCCGTAAAGCCCCAGCTGTTCGGGGGAAACGTAGTTGTACTTTCCCGCGAACCTGCCGCCGATCAGCGTTTCCCCGCCGACGGCGGCCGAACGCGCGATGCCGAAATCGATGATCTTTGCATGGTCGACCCGGCCCCCCGGCAGGATGATGTTGTCCGGGGAAAGGTCGCGATGAATCGCTCCCGCCTGATGCACGGCGCTCAGGCCGGAGGCGAGACGATGGCAGAGCTTGCGCACGTCCGCCACGGGCATGGCGCCACGCCGCATGATATCGAACAGCGACTCGCCGTCGACGAATTCCATCGCCAGGTACGGACGCCCGATGCCGGGATCGATCGTGAAGACGTGGTAGCGCACGACCGCGTCGTGCGACAGGTGATTGAGGATCGACGCTTCCTTGCGGAACAAAGACAGGATCGTCTGGTCGCGGGCAAATTCCGGCAGCACGATCTTGATGGCGACGTGGTCGCCGGTCTGGATGTTGTGGCCGCGATAGACTTCGCCCATCCCGCCGGACGCGATCCGCTCGTCAAGCTCGTAGATGCCGCTGAGTTGCGTGCCCACGCCGGTGTTGGTAAGGCTTGGCGAGATGCGCGTCTTGTCGTCGGCGCTCATCGGTCTCGACCCTCGGCCGTGGGCGGATGCGGACGGGGCGCCTGGCCGTTGCGGCGGTCGCCGATCTTGACGAGAATGACGGTCACATTGTCGGTTCCGCCGCGCGCCAGGACCGTTTCCAGCAGCTTTTCGCACGCCGCCCGAGGCGCGGCGGACAACACCGCCGCCTCGATCTCCGCGTCGCTGACATGCGCCGTCAGCCCGTCGGTGTTCAGCACGAAAACGTCTCCCGGCATGGTCTCGCCCTGCTGGTAGTCGATCACGATCTCGTCGCTGACGCCGACCGCGTGGGTGATGACGTTGCGGCGCGGCCAGGTGAGCGCTTCGGCGGCGCTGATCACGCCTCGGTCGAGGAGCTCCTGGACTTCGGTGTGGTCTCTTGAGATCTGCGAGATCGAGGCATTGCGGACAAGATACACGCGGCTGTCGCCTGCCCACAGGCAGGCAAACCGTCCGTCCATCACCAGCAGGGCGGCGAAGGTGGAGCCGATGGTTATGCCGCGGGTTTCGGATATCCTGCGGATTTCGGCATTGGCCCGGCTCAGCCTGTCCTCGAAGCGGGCGCGAAGGTCCGGTGCGGAGCTTGCGATGCCGATCGTCGCCAGGTGATCGATGATGCTTGCTGACGCCACCTCGCCGGCATCATGCCCGCCCATGCCGTCGGCCACCACCCACAGGCCTGTTCGCGGCTCGACCAGATAGTTGTCTTCATTGTGGTCGCGCACGCAGCCTTTATGGCTGACGCCGAAGCTTTCAAAGGGAAGGGGGGCGACGGTGTTCAATTTGCCACCAAGCGCTTCTCAAGCGTCCTTCGCCGCGCGCCCTCGGGCCGCCGCTCGCGCCACTCTGCCACAGGCGCGAACATTAGAGTATCGAAATTAGGGCCGGCGCGCCGGTCGGCCTGGGTTGTCGCTGACGTGGCGGAGAGCCGAAAAATCATCTCAGAATGCCTTCGGACAACTGAACCCGGCAAGCGCCGAAAGGAACAGCGGGTTGGGATCGGAGTTGCTCTGGACCGTATAGGCAACGTCGCGTCCGCCGATCACGAAGCGGGCTTCCAGATTGCCTTCGCCGCCGCTGACGGAGGCCTTGTCCATCAGCCGTTTCAGCGCCCACGGACCGTCGAACTTGATGGCGGATTCCCGGCCGGGCATTTCCGGCGCAAGGCTGAGGCTGGCGGAGCCGGAAGCCGCGCCGCTCGGCCAGCTCAGTGTGCTGGGCGCGTTGCCAGTCTGGCTGCTTTGAACTGTCTGGCCATCGACGTCGAGCACCGCGCTGTCGGCATCGCCATGCAACGAAAAGGGCGTGAAGGTGATGCTGACCAACGGCACCGAACCGCCCGAAGGAAAGAAAGCGGCGCGGATTTCCGCTGCCGACTGGAAGGTCTTCAACGTGGCTTTCGAGAGGTCGCGACCGAAGCGCTGGTCCTGTTTCCAGCTCCAGTCCTGGCCGGTCATGTCGATCATGGATGCGAGATTTTGCGCGAAGAACCGATCCATCAATCCACCGGGGGCGAACAGCTTGGCGAAGTCCGCCATCGCGATATCCTGCGTGCTATCGCCGGCGAAAGGATAGCGGCCGTTGACCATCTCCTCGCAGGGCTGCGTCACCGTCTGGTCGAGCAACTGGTTCAAATTCGCCACCGAGGTCTCGGCGACGTTGCCCTCGAACTCGTCGGCGGCCGCGTTGACCATCCGGGCAAGCGGCTTGGGCAGGCGCGAGACGTTGGCGCGCAGCGTCGAGACCTGCAGCTGCAGGTTGGTGTTGACGCGCTCCGTCTCAGAGGGAACGTCCGCCGCCAGCTTCAGGCTCTGGTAGATGTCGCGGAAGTTCTGCGTCAGCGCGTCGATCGGACGGCGTCCGGCGGGACCGCTCACCAGGGCCTGGAATGACCTGAACTGCGCCTCGACGTTGGCGCCGGGGCCCTGCGCGCCCGTCGAGCCGGCGCGGCTCTGCGACTTGCCGGCGGCCATCTGGAGGCCGATGCGGGCCAGACCCTTGGCGATACCTGCGGCGTCCGGCCGCTCGGCCGTGCCTGCCTGGACATCGAGGGGCTGGCCTTGCCGGGTCAGGGCAGTCTCATCGGCAATCGCGTTGAACAGCTGATCGATCGGTGAGTTTGGCGAGGCGGCGGCTGAAAGCGCGATGTATTGCGGCTTGTCCTTCAGCATCGCCTTGAACCGCAGCTGGTCGAGAACGCCGTTCCACGCCGCGGCAAACTCCTTGGCATAGCGATCGAGAAGTTCGGGACCGAGCTTGGGCAGTTCCTGATCGATGCCGCCCTGCTCGCCGCCACCGGCGAGAACCCATCGGTCGTCGACAAGCATCTGTGCGATGCGTGAGAGTTGTGGGAGGTAGAAATCGTTGAAGCCGGCGTGGGTGTAGATGCCGGGAATGCGAAGTCCCAAGAGATCGCTGCCGTCGATACGCTCGAACAGCAGCGGCGCTTCAGGGCCTGCTTTGACAGAAACTGAAAAATCGCTCAAGGCGGCCGCATAGACGGCCGACTTGATAAGGGCCGTGGCGCGGTCGGCCAGGCTCATGCGTCCGAGCGAGCGTTGGGCGGCTTCGACAAGCGGCTGGTCGAGCTCGAAAACCGGGTCATAAGCGTCGTCCAGCGCCAGCATGGCGCGCAGATGTTTTTCGAGCTGAACTCGTCCTTCGCGATTGTTTTCGCCGGGATAGCGGTTCTGCTCCCAGTCCTGCCGCATCCAGGAGACGATCAGCTCGTCGTCGACCTTGGGCGCCTTGCCGCCGAGCATCAGGTAGATCTTCAGCGGTTCATAGAGCGCGGCCGGATCGGCCATCCTGGCCTGGATCGTGCGCTCGGCCTGCAGCAGCAGGCGCGAGCGGAAGCTTCGCTCCAGCGCTTGCCGGTAGGCCGTCCTGGCCGCCGAAAGAAGCCGTTCGCGCTGGCTCAGGCCGATTGTCTCCTCGATCGGCGTCGGCGCGTCGCCGGTCTCAAATCCGGCCGGCAGGTTGCGCAGCTGGTCGAGCGGGCCAATCACGTTTTCGAGGTCGACATCGGCGACCTCGGTGCTTTCGAGCAGCGGTTCCGCCGCCTGGCGGTACTGGCTCATCGCCTGCGTCGTTGCGGCGAGCAGCGATCTGTTGGCCGTGAAGCTCAGCCCCAGCGCGCCCAGGGCGATCGCTGCGGCCAGGACGATCGCGCCGATGCCGCCATATCTGGCGATCGCGGCGCGCCTCTCGGCCGTCCTGTCGTATGAAACCCAGCCGGCCTCGGCGAAGATGACGTCTGCCAGAAGATCGTGGAGGAAGAAGCTCTTGCCGGTGCCAGAAAGGTGGGCCTGGGAGCTGCTGCCGAAGCTGCGCCCGATCGCGCCCAGCACCTGGTCGATCGGCGTTCCTTCCTGGGTGCCCGAAGAGAAATAGAGGCCGCGCAGGCTGACATTCACCTCGCTGCGGGAGATGTCGAACAGGCTGGTGATAAAACCGGTAACCCGGCTCCGCAATGCGCCGAACTGGGCCGGAAAGCCGAAGATGGATATGCGCGCGACCGGATCCTGCTCTTCCTGGAGCCGGTCGGCCATCTCGTCCGCCAGGCGCCCGGCCAGCGCGTCGAATTCGGCTGGAGCCTCGCCGGCCATGTTCTTGTTGCGGTCGGTGGTCTGGAAGGTCGCGCCCCATACCTTGCGCCTGCGCGCCTCGTCGAAGCCACCGAAGTAGTCCATGAAACCGGAGACGAGGTCGGCCTTGGTGAACAGCAGGTAGACCGGAAACTGGATCTTGAGCGTTTCATAGGTTTCGCGCAGGCGACTGCGTATCTCGGCGACATGGGCGTCAAGCTGCCGATCGTCGAAGCTCATGAGATCGGCGAGGCTGACAGCCAGGATGACGCCGTTGATCGGCTGCCTGGCGCGGTATTTCTTGAGCAGCGACAGGAAGGCGAGCCAACTCTTCCTGTCGCGCGACTGATCGGAATCCTGTGTCGTGTAGCGTCCGGCGGTGTCGATCAGCACGGCTTCGTCGGTGAACCACCAGTCGCAGGATCGCGTCCCGCCAATGCCGGCCACCGGCTGCGCGGTGCCGGAACCGGCAAGCGGAAACTTCAGGCCGGAGTTGACCAGCGCGGTGGTCTTGCCCGCGCCGGGCGGGCCGATGATGACGTACCAGGGGATCTCGTAGAGGAAATTGCGCTTGCCGCTCGAGCGTTTGAGCGTGGCGATGGCCTCGCTCATGCGGGCCTCGAGCACCTGCGAATCGTCATTGTCGGCGTCGTTGCGCACGATCGCGGCTTCAAGCGCCTTTTGCGCCTTTCGCCTTTGCCAGAACCGGACCGCGTAGAAGAGCGCCGCCGCGGCCAGGACCACGCCGATGATCGCGGCGCGCAACCAGACCGGCCCCAACGGGCGCGTATCGGCATAGCGGATCAGTGGTCCGGCAAACCAGACGGCTGCCGCGAAACCGGCCAGGGCGACGGCGTTGAGTATGCGCAGCAGCCAATGCGTCATGGGCGCTTCCGGCGGGCCGCGCTCATAATGTCTCCTCCTTGGGGATCATCACATCGACGCGGCGGTTCGTGGCACGGCCTTCCGGGGTCGCGTTGTCGGCGATCGGCTCGTCTTCGCCCTTGCCGTCGGTGGTGATCCGCGACGGATCCTTGAACCCGGGCGCCATCATCGTCGCGACGGCTTTGGCGCGGGCGACGGAGAGGTCGAAATTGGACTTGAACGCGCTCGATTTGCGCGGTTTTGCGTTGTCCGTATGACCGACGATCCTGATCGGCCCCGGTTCGGCGTCGAGAGCCGCGGCGATGTCCGCGGCAACCAACTGGAACTCCGGCTTCAACTCGGCCTTGCCGGGTTCGAACGTCAGGGCATTGTTTATTTCCACCACGATGAAGCTGCCTTGCGTGCCCACCGCCAGCCCGCCGCGCGCCAGATCCTTGGCCAGCGCGGCACGGATGCGGTTGATCTGGGTGAGCTCGACGGGAGTTGGGGGAGGCGCGACTTTCGCCGGCTCGGCCGAGGGGGCCACCCCGGCGCGCGCGATTGTGACCGGCGTCGATGGATTGAGCGCCAGAAGCTCGCCGGCGACGGCGTCACCCTCATTGGTGATGAAGACGCGCAAGGCAAAGAAGGCCGCCGTCAGGAGGCCCGAGGCGATAGCCGCGACGGCCCAGAGCGGCAGCCGCGCCGACGGTCGCGCCATTGTCGCCGCCAACCCCTGCCAGCGGGGTGAAATGTCGTCGTCGGGCCGCGCCCTGAAGTAGCGCAGCGTGTCGAAGACGTCGCGTCGGACACGTTCGAGATTGCTGTCCTGGCGCGCGAGGCCGCGATACTGACCTTCAAACCCCAGCGACAGGCAGGCATGCATCAGCTCGAGCAGATCGTAATGCGCTTCCGGCTCGGCCAGCAGCTTGTTCAGCGCTTCATAGAAGCCGGCGCCGGTGGACTTAATATGAAAGAACCGCGACAGCATGC
This window encodes:
- a CDS encoding PP2C family protein-serine/threonine phosphatase, with the translated sequence MNTVAPLPFESFGVSHKGCVRDHNEDNYLVEPRTGLWVVADGMGGHDAGEVASASIIDHLATIGIASSAPDLRARFEDRLSRANAEIRRISETRGITIGSTFAALLVMDGRFACLWAGDSRVYLVRNASISQISRDHTEVQELLDRGVISAAEALTWPRRNVITHAVGVSDEIVIDYQQGETMPGDVFVLNTDGLTAHVSDAEIEAAVLSAAPRAACEKLLETVLARGGTDNVTVILVKIGDRRNGQAPRPHPPTAEGRDR
- a CDS encoding M23 family metallopeptidase yields the protein MTHSIDTSFKRKREARLALRRRKLWRWFGIGLAAIVLAAAATGFYLTADYWSFGDEDEELQAVEGTEDVPADASVYVPAIIDLAGDPMWITLAPDADTSAKGHPVARPAELDQAGISPQIEVLSDVMLSASEKFMTTIPSTQEDFAFFQAQRQTPAKPAAAEPDQQAVPPAPAATDDQQGDLGNDLQQAPDDSEAPDGPAKADADDPEAGWGETVDQGEAALPAFKKTEIENNTTVATVASEYQRFEATEDTFVKILNDRNLDSVVLDAHFSADDAKLAGEALKALFNRESLEPGYVVAMRGFRPTRDATTMSLMQVSIYARNVYVGTLTRNAGGAFVSGVDPWVREDLFNYSGASDEGGPKRQYRLLDAIYSTAARNKVPTSVIGEAIMYLSRGQDLDAFASEDQRLVLIYSQTPRGQSEISGRVLYVGVQGTQKSLDCFVFQQSDGQFACVTGNDEVRSLAVTNGMVTPVSGVMTSTFGPRKHPILGTVRIHKGVDWAAPVGTPIMAAFDGEITFQGDGGSYGNLVKISHPNGRETRYAHMQKFAIASGVGTKVKAGDVIGYIGTTGLSTGPHLHFELYQSGEAIDPLGTVTKVASYASGGSGGSGDAAVETLTDRIVHVESGGSARAKNPLSSATGAGQFITKTWIRMMNTYRPDLARSLSTADLLALRYDATLSREMVRNLAREGEAYLRARGHQITAGRLYLCHFLGMEGAAQVLAAPGSAQLSAVLGSAVIQANPFLTGKTASYVMDWAERKMGQKVPRIATDAGQQSTTTTEIRQTSPEFEKYKQALTALISSVQNTL
- a CDS encoding serine/threonine-protein kinase codes for the protein MSADDKTRISPSLTNTGVGTQLSGIYELDERIASGGMGEVYRGHNIQTGDHVAIKIVLPEFARDQTILSLFRKEASILNHLSHDAVVRYHVFTIDPGIGRPYLAMEFVDGESLFDIMRRGAMPVADVRKLCHRLASGLSAVHQAGAIHRDLSPDNIILPGGRVDHAKIIDFGIARSAAVGGETLIGGRFAGKYNYVSPEQLGLYGAEVSEQSDIYSMGLVLAAALRGKPIDMSGSQLEIVEKRRSVPDLSDIDADFREIIEAMLQPDPQHRPTSMAEIARMTRDADEDTRPPASAMPRDRSDLHRTAAPPAPGKLQAQPSTTPDGQRFVPHQRPAHLAEPRPRAAATAARAAVPDASRKAGRTGTIAIAAVAALAVVSAAGIYFSGILTPPVPPAGKTTLSPSKTPKPAPTESASKSPGNEPATEPSQTPRTEAGQPPAEKPVQPTAAPVEKQPEAASGQKPAPAQPAEPVPPVEEAPKPPRAEAQAPAEKAPAAGQPQPSDSQQTAAPLPKIAPASPPEAITPVSPPVEKAPAPVKPDVAEIPKPKQPANEPAEPKAADKAPDEAATPPQATTTTSPQPEPPVAKQPNETVVLNVPKPQAPPAAPADETAQRASWVNDFSGGDCFYATMTSATDNAVAIEGFGTAVQPFERMMSDFQARFQVEPDISVRLIEPAQCEVTNFLHRLGHTGADEPRLVLDRTLVPNGTPIGGTLVTRGGLISNVLLIDHRGMVFNLDDRIVAQPGKATFNIPIGLGAADKADGKVLPQIILVITGPRDVKAAVFSTPTQASALLPRILNEIEADRSDYSATAKYFRLGG
- the tssM gene encoding type VI secretion system membrane subunit TssM, giving the protein MTHWLLRILNAVALAGFAAAVWFAGPLIRYADTRPLGPVWLRAAIIGVVLAAAALFYAVRFWQRRKAQKALEAAIVRNDADNDDSQVLEARMSEAIATLKRSSGKRNFLYEIPWYVIIGPPGAGKTTALVNSGLKFPLAGSGTAQPVAGIGGTRSCDWWFTDEAVLIDTAGRYTTQDSDQSRDRKSWLAFLSLLKKYRARQPINGVILAVSLADLMSFDDRQLDAHVAEIRSRLRETYETLKIQFPVYLLFTKADLVSGFMDYFGGFDEARRRKVWGATFQTTDRNKNMAGEAPAEFDALAGRLADEMADRLQEEQDPVARISIFGFPAQFGALRSRVTGFITSLFDISRSEVNVSLRGLYFSSGTQEGTPIDQVLGAIGRSFGSSSQAHLSGTGKSFFLHDLLADVIFAEAGWVSYDRTAERRAAIARYGGIGAIVLAAAIALGALGLSFTANRSLLAATTQAMSQYRQAAEPLLESTEVADVDLENVIGPLDQLRNLPAGFETGDAPTPIEETIGLSQRERLLSAARTAYRQALERSFRSRLLLQAERTIQARMADPAALYEPLKIYLMLGGKAPKVDDELIVSWMRQDWEQNRYPGENNREGRVQLEKHLRAMLALDDAYDPVFELDQPLVEAAQRSLGRMSLADRATALIKSAVYAAALSDFSVSVKAGPEAPLLFERIDGSDLLGLRIPGIYTHAGFNDFYLPQLSRIAQMLVDDRWVLAGGGEQGGIDQELPKLGPELLDRYAKEFAAAWNGVLDQLRFKAMLKDKPQYIALSAAASPNSPIDQLFNAIADETALTRQGQPLDVQAGTAERPDAAGIAKGLARIGLQMAAGKSQSRAGSTGAQGPGANVEAQFRSFQALVSGPAGRRPIDALTQNFRDIYQSLKLAADVPSETERVNTNLQLQVSTLRANVSRLPKPLARMVNAAADEFEGNVAETSVANLNQLLDQTVTQPCEEMVNGRYPFAGDSTQDIAMADFAKLFAPGGLMDRFFAQNLASMIDMTGQDWSWKQDQRFGRDLSKATLKTFQSAAEIRAAFFPSGGSVPLVSITFTPFSLHGDADSAVLDVDGQTVQSSQTGNAPSTLSWPSGAASGSASLSLAPEMPGRESAIKFDGPWALKRLMDKASVSGGEGNLEARFVIGGRDVAYTVQSNSDPNPLFLSALAGFSCPKAF
- the tssL gene encoding type VI secretion system protein TssL, long form produces the protein MSSKDDPFGSAGKTVIRANPRRGQKSAPSPPGSADGGQSVPVRDSTVFDPQGGRHTPPGWASGTVIYQDAAADAGAFEAAHPLALEQEVLLGAAGSVTYPTANPIVAAAAPLLVLLGQLRLIPVERRAEPLAGHIAEAIESFDRSLQKSGIAEEDARIAKFALCETADDLVGNLPWPEGDGWAGHGMLSRFFHIKSTGAGFYEALNKLLAEPEAHYDLLELMHACLSLGFEGQYRGLARQDSNLERVRRDVFDTLRYFRARPDDDISPRWQGLAATMARPSARLPLWAVAAIASGLLTAAFFALRVFITNEGDAVAGELLALNPSTPVTIARAGVAPSAEPAKVAPPPTPVELTQINRIRAALAKDLARGGLAVGTQGSFIVVEINNALTFEPGKAELKPEFQLVAADIAAALDAEPGPIRIVGHTDNAKPRKSSAFKSNFDLSVARAKAVATMMAPGFKDPSRITTDGKGEDEPIADNATPEGRATNRRVDVMIPKEETL
- a CDS encoding DUF1036 domain-containing protein, producing the protein MSSRPRSSILAATLARKPRNRALPPRGLIGRIQLAAIPVAALLTILSIGHARAEFTVCNQTLDVVNLAVGQKVDNADQTDGWWTIGANQCVNVIREELTNRYIYIYATDVFGHAILNGSTEMCIDRRRFSIRGIDECWQRGHIAARFVEVDTLEQVRWTFFLTGNSP